In Haemophilus parainfluenzae, the sequence GGTTATTACAATGATTGGTTTAGTCGGTCGTAAAGTTGGTATGACCCGTATCTTCAATGAAGACGGTGTTTCTGTACCAGTTACCGTTATCGAAATCGAAGCCAACCGCGTAACTCAAGTTAAAACTCTTGAAAACGATGGCTATACTGCAGTTCAAGTTACTACTGGTTCTAAAAAAGCGAATCGTGTAACTAAACCTGAAGCAGGTCATTTCGTGAAAGCAGGTGTTGAAGCTGGTCGCGGTTTATGGGAATTTCGTACTGAAGGTGAAGAATTCACTTTAGGTCAAGAAATCAATGTTGACATCTTTGCAGATGTTAAAAAAGTAGATGTTACTGGTACTTCTAAAGGTAAAGGTTTCCAAGGTGGTGTTAAACGTTGGAACTTCCGTACTCAAGATGCTACACACGGTAACTCTTTATCACATCGTGTACTTGGTTCTATTGGTCAAAACCAAACTCCAGGTCGTGTGTTTAAAGGTAAAAAAATGGCAGGACATTTAGGTGCTGAGCGTGTAACCGTTCAATCACTTGAAGTTGTTCGTGTAGATGCTGAGCGTAAATTGCTATTAGTAAAAGGTTCTGTACCTGGTGCTATCAATGGCGATGTTATCGTTAAGCCAGCAGTTAAAGCATAAGTCTAGGAGATAGAGATGGAATTACAAGTTGTAGGTGCAAATGCACTAACTGTTTCTGAAACTACCTTCGGACGTGAGTTTAACGAAGCTTTGATCCACCAAGTTGTTGTTGCTTATGCAGCAGGTGCTCGTCAAGGTACTCGTGCGCAAAAAACTCGTGCTGAAGTGTCTGGTTCAGGTAAAAAACCTTGGCGTCAAAAAGGTACAGGTCGTGCTCGTTCTGGTGATATCAAATCACCAATCTGGCGTTCTGGTGGTACAACCTTCGCGGCTAAACCACAAGATCACAGCCAAAAAGTGAACAAGAAAATGTACCGTGGTGCTATCAAAAGCATTCTTTCTGAATTAGTTCGTCAAGACCGTTTGGTTGTTGTTGAAAAATTCGAATTAGATGCACCAAAAACTAAAGTTTTAGTACAAAAATTAAAAGATTTAGCAGTTGAAGATGCGTTAATTATCACAGCAAGTTTAGATGAAAATCTATTCTTAGCGGCACGTAACTTATATAAAGTTGATGTACGTGATGTTCAAGGTATCGATCCAGTTAGCTTAATCGCTTTCGATAAAGTGATTGTTACTGTTGACGCGGTGAAACAAATTGAGGAGATCCTAGCATGAGTCAAGAACGTTTGCTAAGCGTGCTACGTGCACCGCACATCTCTGAAAAAGCAACTAACAATGCTGAAAAATCTAACACTGTTGTACTTAAAGTTGCTTTAGATGCGAACAAAGCTGAAATTGCTGCTGCTGTTGCTCAATTATTTGAAGTAAAAGTTGACTCAGTTCGTACTGTGGTTGTTAAAGGTAAAACTAAACGCCGTGGTAACAAAATGGGTCGTCGCAGCGACTGGAAAAAAGCTTATGTAACTTTAGCCGAAGGCCAAAACTTGGACTTCGTGGACAGTGCAGAGTAATCGGAGGAAATTAGAGAATGGCTATCGTTAAATGTAAGCCGACCTCCGCTGGTCGTCGTCACGTTGTTAAAATCGTGAACCCTGAATTACACAAGGGTAAACCTTACGCTCCTCTTCTAGATACTAAATCTAAAACTGGTGGTCGTAACAATTATGGTCGTATTACCACTCGCCACATCGGAGGTGGTCATAAACAACATTACCGTTTAATCGATTTCAAACGTAACAAGTTAGATATCCCAGCGGTTGTTGAGCGTTTAGAATATGATCCAAACCGTTCAGCTAACATTGCTTTAGTGCTTTATAAAGATGGTGAACGCCGTTATATCTTAGCACCTAAAGGTTTGTCAGTTGGCGATCAAATCCAATCTGGCGTTAACTCACCTATTAAAGTGGGTAACTCATTACCAATGCGTAATATCCCAGTTGGTTCAACAGTACATAACGTTGAATTAAAACCAGGTAAAGGCGGTCAAATCGCTCGTTCTGCTGGTGCTTATGTACAAATCATCGCTCGTGAAGGCAACTACGTAACTTTACGTCTACGTTCAGGCGAAATGCGTAAAGTATTAGCTGAATGTGTTGCTACAATCGGTGAAGTTGGTAACTCAGAACATATGCTTCGCGTATTGGGTAAAGCTGGTGCTAACCGCTGGAGAGGCATTCGCCCTACAGTTCGTGGTACTGCAATGAACCCAGTAGATCACCCACACGGTGGTGGTGAAGGTCGTAACTTTGGTAAACACCCGGTAACTCCTTGGGGCGTTCAAACTAAAGGTAAGAAAACTCGTCACAACAAACGTACTGATAAATTCATCGTACGTCGTCGTGGCAAATAATTTAAATTAATAAGAGGATAAGCCATGCCACGTTCTCTCAAGAAAGGTCCTTTCCTTGACCTACACTTGTTGAAGAAGGTAGAGAAGGCGGTGGAAAGCGGGGATAAAAAACCAATCAAAACTTGGTCCCGTCGTTCAATGATCATTCCTTCAATGATCGGATTGACCATCGCAGTCCATAATGGTCGTCAGCACGTTCCTGTTTATGTATCTGATGAAATGATCGGCCATAAATTAGGTGAATTTGCACCGACTCGTACATACCGCGGTCACGCGGCAGATAAGAAAGCTAAGAAATAAGAGGTAAATAGATGGAAACTATCGCAAAACATCGTTACGCTCGCACTTCTGCCCAAAAAGCTCGCTTAGTTGCCGATTTAATTCGTGGTAAAAAAGTTGCGCAAGCATTAGAAATCTTAACTTTTACTAACAAAAAAGCTGCGGCTTTAGTGAAAAAAGTATTAGAGTCAGCTATTGCTAACGCAGAGCATAATGATGGTGCAGATATCGATGATCTTAAAGTTGCTAAAATCTTCGTTGACGAAGGTCCTAGCATGAAACGTGTTATGCCACGTGCTAAAGGTCGTGCAGATCGTATTTTAAAACGTACTAGCCACATCACTGTGGTTGTGTCAGATCGTTAATAAGTAGAGGAATAGCAATGGGTCAAAAAGTAAATCCAAATGGTATTCGCCTAGGTATTGTAAAACCTTGGAACTCTACTTGGTTCGCGAATACACAAGATTTCGCCGACAATCTTGACGGTGACTTCAAAGTACGCAAATTCTTAACTAAAGAATTAGCAAACGCTTCGGTTTCACGTATTACTATTGAGCGTCCAGCTAAAAGTATCCGTGTAACAATTCACACAGCTCGCCCTGGTATCGTTATCGGTAAAAAAGGTGAAGATGTTGAAAAATTACGTAACGCAGTATCTCAAATCGCTGGCGTTCCGGCTCAAATCAATATTGCTGAAGTGAAAAAACCGGAATTAGATGCAAAATTAGTTGCAGACAGCATCGCTTCTCAATTAGAACGTCGTGTAATGTTCCGTCGTGCTATGAAACGTGCGGTACAAAGCGCAATGCGTTTAGGTGCTAAAGGTATCAAAGTTGAAGTTAGCGGTCGTTTAGGTGGTGCAGAAATCGCACGTTCTGAATGGTATCGTGAAGGTCGTGTACCTCTACATACTCTTCGTGCGGACATCGATTATAACACTGCAGAAGCTCATACTACATATGGCGTAATCGGCGTTAAAGTATGGATCTTCAAAGGTGAAATTTTGGGTGGAATGGCTGCAGTTGCGCAATCAGAACAACAACCTGCCGACAAGCCTAAAAAGGCTCCGCGTGGCAAAGGTCGTAAGTAAGGAGAAACGCTAAATGTTGCAACCAAAACGTACAAAATTCCGTAAAGTTCACAAAGGCCGTAACCGTGGTATCGCGGGTGGTACTGAAGTTAGCTTCGGTACATTCGGGTTAAAAGCAGTTGGTCGTGGTCGTTTAACCGCTCGTCAAATTGAAGCGGCTCGTCGTGCAATGACACGTGCAGTTAAACGTCAAGGTAAAATCTGGATCCGTGTTTTCCCAGATAAACCAATTACTGAAAAACCATTAGAAGTCCGTATGGGTAAAGGTAAAGGTAACGTTGAGTATTGGGTAGCCTTAATCCAACCGGGTAAAGTACTTTATGAAATGGATGGTGTGTCTGAAGAGATCGCAAGACAAGCATTTGCATTAGCAGCTGCTAAATTGCCAATTAAGACTACCTTCGTAACTAAGACGGTGATGTAATGAAAGCTCAAGATTTACGTACAAAAAGTGTTGAAGAGCTGAATGATGAATTAGTGAACCTTTTAGGTGAACAATTCAAATTGCGTATGCAAACAGCCACCGGTCAGCTTCAACAAACCCATCAGGCTAAACAAGTGCGTCGTGATATCGCACGTGTTAAAACCATTTTAACTGAGAAGGCGGGTGAGTAATGACTGATAAAATTCGTAGCGTACAAGGTAAAGTTGTTAGCGACAAAATGGAAAAATCTTTCGTTGTTGCTATTGAACG encodes:
- the rplC gene encoding 50S ribosomal protein L3, which gives rise to MIGLVGRKVGMTRIFNEDGVSVPVTVIEIEANRVTQVKTLENDGYTAVQVTTGSKKANRVTKPEAGHFVKAGVEAGRGLWEFRTEGEEFTLGQEINVDIFADVKKVDVTGTSKGKGFQGGVKRWNFRTQDATHGNSLSHRVLGSIGQNQTPGRVFKGKKMAGHLGAERVTVQSLEVVRVDAERKLLLVKGSVPGAINGDVIVKPAVKA
- the rplD gene encoding 50S ribosomal protein L4; its protein translation is MELQVVGANALTVSETTFGREFNEALIHQVVVAYAAGARQGTRAQKTRAEVSGSGKKPWRQKGTGRARSGDIKSPIWRSGGTTFAAKPQDHSQKVNKKMYRGAIKSILSELVRQDRLVVVEKFELDAPKTKVLVQKLKDLAVEDALIITASLDENLFLAARNLYKVDVRDVQGIDPVSLIAFDKVIVTVDAVKQIEEILA
- the rplW gene encoding 50S ribosomal protein L23, with the protein product MSQERLLSVLRAPHISEKATNNAEKSNTVVLKVALDANKAEIAAAVAQLFEVKVDSVRTVVVKGKTKRRGNKMGRRSDWKKAYVTLAEGQNLDFVDSAE
- the rplB gene encoding 50S ribosomal protein L2; this translates as MAIVKCKPTSAGRRHVVKIVNPELHKGKPYAPLLDTKSKTGGRNNYGRITTRHIGGGHKQHYRLIDFKRNKLDIPAVVERLEYDPNRSANIALVLYKDGERRYILAPKGLSVGDQIQSGVNSPIKVGNSLPMRNIPVGSTVHNVELKPGKGGQIARSAGAYVQIIAREGNYVTLRLRSGEMRKVLAECVATIGEVGNSEHMLRVLGKAGANRWRGIRPTVRGTAMNPVDHPHGGGEGRNFGKHPVTPWGVQTKGKKTRHNKRTDKFIVRRRGK
- the rpsS gene encoding 30S ribosomal protein S19; this encodes MPRSLKKGPFLDLHLLKKVEKAVESGDKKPIKTWSRRSMIIPSMIGLTIAVHNGRQHVPVYVSDEMIGHKLGEFAPTRTYRGHAADKKAKK
- the rplV gene encoding 50S ribosomal protein L22, coding for METIAKHRYARTSAQKARLVADLIRGKKVAQALEILTFTNKKAAALVKKVLESAIANAEHNDGADIDDLKVAKIFVDEGPSMKRVMPRAKGRADRILKRTSHITVVVSDR
- the rpsC gene encoding 30S ribosomal protein S3; translation: MGQKVNPNGIRLGIVKPWNSTWFANTQDFADNLDGDFKVRKFLTKELANASVSRITIERPAKSIRVTIHTARPGIVIGKKGEDVEKLRNAVSQIAGVPAQINIAEVKKPELDAKLVADSIASQLERRVMFRRAMKRAVQSAMRLGAKGIKVEVSGRLGGAEIARSEWYREGRVPLHTLRADIDYNTAEAHTTYGVIGVKVWIFKGEILGGMAAVAQSEQQPADKPKKAPRGKGRK
- the rplP gene encoding 50S ribosomal protein L16 yields the protein MLQPKRTKFRKVHKGRNRGIAGGTEVSFGTFGLKAVGRGRLTARQIEAARRAMTRAVKRQGKIWIRVFPDKPITEKPLEVRMGKGKGNVEYWVALIQPGKVLYEMDGVSEEIARQAFALAAAKLPIKTTFVTKTVM
- the rpmC gene encoding 50S ribosomal protein L29, encoding MKAQDLRTKSVEELNDELVNLLGEQFKLRMQTATGQLQQTHQAKQVRRDIARVKTILTEKAGE